The following are from one region of the Stigmatella ashevillena genome:
- a CDS encoding RNA polymerase sigma factor — protein sequence MRHGHSAGASPDAGLETLRRDLDKALASVCPPSLADRRDDLLQVAMMRVVELRKRDPGHAALSSAYLYRVAYTALIDELRRVNARKEVALEEGEQAPVHPVAPGDPERSAGAAQIARAVRDCLQGLMQDRRLAVTLHLQGHTLQEAAELLGWESKRTENLIYRGLSALRACLSTKGITP from the coding sequence ATGCGACACGGCCACTCCGCGGGGGCCTCGCCGGACGCCGGGCTTGAAACGCTGCGGCGCGACCTGGACAAGGCCCTTGCCAGCGTTTGTCCCCCGTCCCTCGCGGACCGGAGGGATGACCTGCTGCAGGTGGCGATGATGCGGGTGGTGGAGCTGCGCAAGCGGGACCCGGGACACGCGGCGCTCTCGTCCGCGTACCTGTACCGGGTGGCGTACACGGCGCTCATCGATGAGCTGCGCCGGGTGAACGCACGCAAGGAGGTGGCGTTGGAGGAAGGGGAGCAGGCGCCCGTGCATCCCGTGGCGCCGGGAGACCCGGAGCGGTCGGCCGGCGCCGCGCAGATTGCCCGGGCCGTGCGCGACTGTCTCCAGGGGTTGATGCAGGACCGCCGCCTCGCCGTGACGCTGCACCTGCAGGGCCACACCCTCCAGGAGGCCGCGGAACTGCTGGGCTGGGAGAGCAAGCGCACCGAAAACCTCATCTACCGTGGACTCAGCGCCCTGCGCGCCTGCCTCTCCACGAAGGGAATCACGCCGTGA
- a CDS encoding mersacidin/lichenicidin family type 2 lantibiotic: MTPAMIVQAWKNPEYRASLPLEQRTALPENPSGNPLTDLEDSELGDVAGGQVLRVTHPDVCCFFTLQCPTLSLTCRDLEA; the protein is encoded by the coding sequence ATGACCCCTGCGATGATCGTCCAGGCCTGGAAGAACCCAGAGTACCGAGCGAGCCTGCCGCTCGAACAGCGAACAGCCCTCCCGGAGAATCCTTCCGGCAATCCGCTCACGGATCTCGAAGACTCCGAGTTGGGTGATGTTGCCGGTGGGCAGGTCTTGAGAGTCACCCATCCCGATGTGTGCTGCTTCTTCACCCTCCAGTGTCCCACGCTGTCGCTGACCTGCCGTGACCTGGAAGCGTGA
- a CDS encoding RibD family protein, whose protein sequence is MNGAKRPYVVCHMVPSVDGRIVTASWKLPPSALAEYERTAQTFAADAWMIGRISMEPYAGKARVPSRKVAHPIPRTDFIARRDAESYAIALDPSGKLTWKSSSIDEEHVIAVLTEAVSDDYLAFLQSKGVSYLFGGKTDLNLKRVLGKLRKEFGIKTLLLEGGGKINGSFLAADLIDELSVLVAPIADGAIGTPSLFDAREGKGPVRPLKLVSFEKRKGDLLWLRYKLKR, encoded by the coding sequence ATGAATGGAGCGAAGCGGCCGTACGTGGTGTGCCACATGGTTCCCTCCGTCGATGGGCGGATCGTCACCGCGAGCTGGAAGCTCCCGCCCAGCGCCTTGGCCGAGTACGAGCGCACGGCCCAGACATTCGCCGCCGATGCGTGGATGATCGGCCGGATTTCGATGGAGCCCTACGCCGGGAAGGCAAGGGTTCCGTCGCGCAAGGTGGCGCACCCGATTCCGAGAACGGACTTCATCGCGAGGCGCGATGCGGAGTCCTACGCCATTGCTTTGGACCCCTCTGGCAAGCTCACCTGGAAGTCGAGTTCCATCGACGAGGAGCACGTGATTGCGGTCCTCACCGAGGCGGTCTCGGATGATTACCTGGCCTTCCTTCAATCCAAGGGCGTCTCCTATCTGTTTGGAGGCAAGACGGACTTGAACCTGAAGAGGGTGCTTGGAAAGCTCAGGAAGGAGTTTGGTATCAAGACGCTGCTCCTCGAGGGTGGAGGGAAGATCAACGGCTCCTTTCTGGCCGCGGACCTCATCGACGAGCTGAGCGTACTGGTGGCGCCCATTGCGGACGGTGCCATCGGTACCCCGTCGCTCTTTGATGCGAGAGAGGGAAAGGGGCCCGTTCGACCCCTGAAACTGGTCTCCTTCGAGAAGCGCAAAGGCGACCTGCTCTGGCTGCGCTACAAGCTGAAGCGCTGA
- a CDS encoding LysR family transcriptional regulator — protein MNTAPFPQLQVFLAVARLRSFSGAAREFGVSTAAVSQSVRQLEEQLRVVLLTRTTRSVSLTDAGRRLVEGAGPAVGQALAALTEVSAQPGETVGRVRLSVPRAAVPYVITPVVSTFRERHPRVEVEVVIEERFVDIVAEGYDAGVRLSEAIERDMVQVRLTDAFRFVVVGAPSYLARHGTPQRPEDLLRHECITFRLRSTGALYAWELERGRRNWRVPVRGGVVTNDSQLTASLVEQGLGLAYAFEPMVAERLRTGRLQLVLESYAPTVPGFFLYFPSRAQRSPALRLFVDAARELAAKAL, from the coding sequence ATGAATACAGCTCCTTTCCCCCAGCTCCAGGTGTTCCTCGCCGTGGCGCGCCTGCGCAGCTTCAGTGGCGCGGCGCGCGAGTTCGGCGTCTCCACGGCCGCAGTGAGCCAGTCGGTGCGGCAGCTCGAGGAGCAGCTGCGCGTGGTGCTGCTCACCCGCACGACGCGCAGCGTGTCGCTGACGGACGCCGGCAGGCGGCTCGTGGAGGGCGCGGGCCCTGCAGTGGGACAAGCGCTCGCGGCCCTCACCGAGGTTTCCGCTCAACCGGGAGAGACGGTGGGCCGGGTCCGGCTGTCGGTGCCGCGGGCGGCGGTGCCCTACGTCATCACCCCGGTGGTCTCCACCTTCCGCGAGCGTCACCCGCGGGTGGAGGTGGAGGTCGTCATCGAGGAGCGCTTCGTGGACATCGTGGCGGAGGGCTACGACGCGGGCGTGCGACTGAGCGAGGCCATCGAGCGCGACATGGTGCAGGTACGGCTCACCGACGCCTTCCGCTTCGTGGTGGTGGGAGCCCCCAGCTACCTCGCGCGCCACGGGACGCCCCAGCGCCCCGAGGACCTCCTGCGCCACGAGTGCATCACCTTCCGCTTGCGGAGCACCGGAGCGCTCTACGCCTGGGAACTGGAGCGGGGCCGCAGAAACTGGCGCGTGCCGGTTCGCGGGGGCGTAGTCACCAACGACAGCCAGCTGACAGCGTCCCTGGTGGAGCAGGGCCTGGGGCTGGCGTACGCCTTCGAGCCCATGGTGGCGGAGCGGCTCCGCACTGGACGACTGCAGCTTGTGCTGGAGTCCTACGCCCCCACGGTCCCCGGCTTCTTCCTCTACTTCCCCAGCCGAGCCCAGCGCTCCCCGGCGCTGCGCCTCTTCGTGGACGCCGCCAGGGAGCTGGCCGCGAAGGCGTTGTGA
- a CDS encoding CHAT domain-containing protein, which produces MSGRGWRQRLACLGWLLLGGGLVPHGFAVAAEAPEASALARCEAGFVAHPEGSDTAMCFFREAQAPARREEARRRLRGLIASHPDRPWLMLVQGHLEMLSEPRLAEASYRSAALAFRRLGDAEGEVMAGINLRNVLGVLGRTEEAHPWVQRVGEVARASGNAQLQVRALILEAAELSDLGQDLGRAYRLLKRAEALAFPGGSDGVKKQLLTPLASVSANLGRFDEALDAYARLAELARSTHDVGTEARVRFAFANLALRRSEDHPEPGGRPELLRLAREALAAAKNAESKAFEAQSLRLVAELLGDSPEERSEAEGHLERCLDLAQDAGLPERRIACLWTRAERLAGVDAVAAERDADAALALAAEHGNPRYLASAWRARSMVAFRTKPLPEALQQAERALDAVEVLRQLQKDASSQAELFSGWANDYHRLAGRTLEAGETSALPSREALERAFAVSERLRARTLFESLVASRALVSAEDTPERRESRVGVLRDLSATQRRLLAKELSASERTRLLGELQELERREHELRPTPRHAEVRFASLAQTERGLRPEEALLVFLVGAAQDLQGAPAGGAWVLAVTREGTRAYRLPERARLRPAVALLSGLIERRDGSEAGAAAALYAQLLSPALRELPPGVSRLLFVPDGPLHDLAFAALRERADGPPLIAQYELARVPSASLLHHWRERAVRPPGGEALILADPDREAAPTVVASARGGVFGETANLGSLPEARREGHTVEDSLEDTAVRPRLLVGAAASEQALKASRLEDVRILHVAAHAVVDVEAPERSALVLAPGAEQEDGLLQPREITGLGLGDALVVLSSCQGASGTLLAGEGVLSLARAFFEARARAVVASLWPLRDAEAAWLLERYYRHLAAGQGVSLALRSAQREAWEDGQPAAAWAGLGVMGDAALVPVPSDEAKAAQAKGRGVGLMLGGGALGLCALAWWWWRQARTGNVEPRIGFVFCIAMSTPAFAQQEEGPFASTSELVSYWSAQNTRGSAVQRRAQDLSRR; this is translated from the coding sequence GTGTCGGGACGCGGCTGGCGACAGCGCCTGGCCTGTCTGGGATGGCTCCTCCTCGGAGGAGGGCTGGTTCCTCACGGCTTCGCGGTCGCCGCCGAAGCCCCGGAGGCCTCCGCGCTCGCCCGGTGCGAGGCGGGCTTCGTCGCCCACCCGGAGGGTTCGGACACAGCGATGTGTTTCTTCCGCGAGGCCCAGGCCCCGGCGCGTCGTGAGGAGGCCCGGCGCAGGCTGCGGGGCCTCATCGCGAGTCATCCAGATCGCCCCTGGCTCATGCTCGTCCAGGGGCACCTGGAGATGCTCTCCGAACCGCGTCTGGCGGAGGCGTCCTACCGGAGCGCGGCCCTCGCGTTCCGGCGACTGGGGGACGCGGAGGGCGAGGTGATGGCCGGCATCAACCTGCGCAACGTGTTGGGAGTGCTGGGCCGGACGGAGGAAGCGCACCCGTGGGTCCAGCGGGTGGGGGAGGTGGCCCGGGCCTCCGGCAACGCCCAGCTCCAGGTGCGCGCGCTCATCCTGGAGGCCGCCGAACTCTCCGACTTGGGGCAGGACCTGGGGCGTGCCTATCGCCTGCTCAAGCGCGCGGAGGCGCTCGCCTTCCCAGGGGGCAGCGACGGCGTGAAGAAGCAACTGCTGACCCCCCTGGCTTCCGTGAGCGCGAACCTGGGGCGCTTCGACGAGGCGCTGGATGCCTATGCGCGGCTCGCGGAGCTCGCACGGAGCACCCACGACGTGGGCACCGAGGCCCGCGTGCGCTTTGCCTTCGCGAACCTCGCGCTGAGGCGCAGCGAGGATCATCCCGAACCGGGAGGCCGACCGGAGCTGCTGCGCCTCGCGAGGGAAGCGCTCGCTGCGGCAAAGAACGCGGAGAGCAAGGCCTTTGAGGCCCAATCCCTGCGCCTCGTGGCGGAGCTGCTGGGGGACAGCCCGGAGGAGCGGAGCGAGGCGGAAGGACACCTGGAGCGCTGTCTGGACCTGGCCCAGGACGCGGGGCTGCCCGAGCGGCGCATCGCCTGTCTGTGGACGCGCGCGGAGCGGCTCGCGGGCGTGGATGCCGTCGCCGCCGAACGCGACGCGGACGCGGCCCTGGCCCTGGCCGCCGAGCACGGCAACCCGCGCTATCTCGCCTCCGCGTGGAGGGCGCGCTCGATGGTGGCCTTCCGCACGAAGCCCCTGCCGGAGGCCCTGCAACAGGCGGAGCGTGCCCTAGACGCGGTGGAGGTCTTGCGCCAGTTGCAGAAGGACGCCTCCAGCCAGGCGGAGTTGTTTTCCGGCTGGGCCAATGACTATCACCGGCTCGCCGGTCGCACGCTGGAGGCGGGGGAGACGTCCGCCTTGCCGTCCCGCGAGGCACTGGAGCGTGCCTTCGCGGTGAGCGAGCGGCTGCGTGCGCGGACGTTGTTCGAGTCGCTGGTGGCCTCTCGGGCGCTTGTTTCCGCGGAGGACACACCGGAGCGCCGGGAGTCGCGGGTCGGTGTGCTGCGCGACCTGTCCGCCACCCAGCGGCGACTGCTGGCGAAGGAACTGTCCGCGTCCGAGCGCACGCGCCTGCTGGGCGAACTCCAAGAGTTGGAGCGACGGGAGCACGAACTGCGGCCGACCCCCCGTCACGCCGAGGTTCGGTTCGCCTCGTTGGCTCAGACCGAGCGGGGCCTGAGGCCCGAGGAGGCGCTGCTCGTCTTCCTCGTGGGAGCGGCTCAGGATCTCCAGGGTGCGCCTGCGGGGGGCGCGTGGGTGCTGGCCGTGACCCGAGAGGGGACGCGCGCGTACCGCCTCCCCGAACGTGCACGGCTGCGTCCCGCGGTGGCGCTCCTGTCGGGCCTCATCGAGCGGCGGGACGGTTCGGAGGCTGGGGCCGCTGCCGCGCTGTACGCGCAGTTGCTCTCCCCCGCCCTGCGGGAGCTTCCCCCGGGCGTGTCCCGCCTGCTGTTCGTACCGGATGGGCCGCTGCACGACCTGGCCTTCGCCGCGTTGCGGGAGCGGGCGGATGGGCCGCCATTGATCGCCCAATACGAGCTCGCGCGGGTGCCTTCCGCCAGCCTCCTGCACCACTGGAGGGAGCGGGCGGTCCGTCCCCCGGGAGGAGAAGCCCTGATTCTGGCAGACCCCGACCGGGAGGCCGCCCCGACGGTGGTGGCCAGTGCGCGAGGCGGCGTGTTCGGGGAGACGGCGAACCTGGGATCGCTCCCCGAAGCGAGGCGCGAAGGGCACACCGTGGAGGACTCCTTGGAGGACACGGCCGTGAGGCCCCGGTTGCTGGTAGGAGCCGCCGCATCCGAGCAGGCCCTCAAGGCGTCCCGGTTGGAGGATGTGCGCATCCTCCACGTGGCCGCGCATGCCGTCGTCGACGTCGAAGCCCCCGAGCGTTCCGCGCTGGTGTTGGCTCCAGGCGCGGAGCAGGAAGACGGCCTGCTCCAGCCTCGGGAAATCACCGGGCTGGGCCTGGGGGATGCGCTGGTGGTGCTCTCCAGTTGCCAGGGCGCGTCCGGCACGCTGCTCGCGGGAGAAGGGGTGCTGAGCCTCGCGAGGGCCTTCTTCGAAGCCCGGGCCCGCGCGGTGGTGGCGAGCCTGTGGCCCCTGCGTGACGCCGAAGCCGCGTGGCTCCTGGAGCGCTATTACAGACATTTGGCCGCCGGGCAGGGAGTGTCCCTGGCCTTGCGTTCCGCCCAGCGCGAGGCCTGGGAGGACGGTCAGCCCGCGGCGGCTTGGGCGGGGCTCGGGGTGATGGGAGACGCGGCGCTGGTCCCCGTTCCTTCAGACGAAGCGAAGGCCGCTCAGGCAAAGGGCAGGGGAGTCGGTCTGATGCTGGGGGGCGGTGCCTTGGGCCTCTGCGCCCTCGCATGGTGGTGGTGGCGTCAAGCACGCACAGGAAACGTTGAACCAAGAATAGGGTTTGTGTTTTGCATTGCCATGTCCACTCCCGCCTTCGCGCAGCAGGAGGAGGGTCCGTTCGCCAGCACTTCCGAGCTGGTGAGCTACTGGTCGGCGCAAAACACCAGGGGTTCAGCCGTTCAGAGAAGGGCTCAGGATCTATCTCGACGGTGA
- a CDS encoding CARDB domain-containing protein, translating to MQMAKWWLGALAGALVGGTACSASDFDAEPTDGMPEFQLELLSGPSKLGTGWKDPMVVQLCNRGDVPGSTEVGFYLSRDSMIDESDEFLASSETTLVPAGTCRSTIAKAETLRVPEGSYYLGAIADPHDLVREGNERNNRHLGRTVQVDLTPPPAPVLSWLESTGGSSPVPNISAHSEPNAAILLFRGDRCTGMAVANLTSGSSCPYPDGSPEYVVSSYSARAYDLAGNVSGCTSIPVPSGSGYPDTTPPAPPVLVGVDWHYGTPQHELRVTGTAEPRSEVAVFVDVACTGIPAATAFAGTNGSFSAVLAVAATGPGSIRRVYVAARDAALNESSCVQGPTYETPCTPGYGNCDGNPANGCEVDLTADADHCGTCGTTCTGQRNAQGVCVASTCDEACPVGTYDCDGTRANGCESTTACGSATCTVARTKELMITSLAVVEDSTRTALGGAWHFETLMRAMAGGGDPSALVRQWLKTWNTPQTINGLTVSARPRMTTKVLGPWEERSGGASQPLNFAHAPFRLLAIVNRMDLRQPGVQAGEGRFVFGVVDPNGVPLEFTVILEFALPGTTPEAIQRWARDWHELGQLNLGSTEFKTKLQGLTDRFAKAGVLPGRPHGNALNQIRTNEVELGELWEMREFVLTATGLQPTTVKLTVDNGFNNTNVLSSFINTNEEAILAEQHTVPESFSGRRFLGASSKVPEDFFWRAPSVGNEARHKFSLNTCNGCHAGETATEFTHISNRAAGQPAQLSLFLRGGAVQDPVALISRPFDDLGRRAQDLETLVCGTPGGSRLQGSELTFDALLGYPAPSNLPKARVH from the coding sequence ATGCAGATGGCCAAATGGTGGCTTGGCGCGCTCGCGGGTGCGCTGGTGGGCGGTACGGCGTGTTCCGCGTCGGACTTCGACGCCGAGCCGACGGATGGAATGCCGGAGTTCCAACTGGAGCTGCTCTCGGGGCCCTCGAAGTTGGGCACGGGCTGGAAGGACCCCATGGTGGTGCAACTGTGCAACCGGGGCGACGTGCCCGGCAGCACCGAGGTGGGCTTCTATCTCTCGCGCGACAGCATGATCGACGAGAGCGATGAGTTCTTGGCCTCCAGCGAGACAACCCTGGTGCCGGCTGGGACCTGCCGCAGCACAATCGCGAAGGCCGAGACGCTGCGCGTACCGGAGGGCAGCTACTACCTGGGTGCCATCGCGGATCCTCATGACCTGGTGCGCGAGGGCAACGAGCGCAACAACCGCCACCTGGGTCGCACCGTGCAGGTGGACCTCACCCCGCCGCCGGCGCCGGTGCTCTCGTGGCTGGAGTCGACAGGGGGCTCCTCGCCGGTGCCGAACATCTCGGCCCACAGTGAGCCAAACGCCGCCATCCTCCTCTTCCGGGGCGATCGCTGCACGGGCATGGCGGTGGCCAACCTGACATCGGGCTCGTCCTGCCCGTATCCGGACGGTTCTCCAGAGTACGTGGTGAGCAGCTACTCGGCGCGGGCGTATGACTTGGCGGGCAACGTCTCGGGCTGCACCAGCATCCCTGTGCCGTCCGGGTCCGGGTACCCGGACACGACGCCGCCGGCCCCGCCGGTGCTCGTGGGGGTGGACTGGCACTACGGCACCCCCCAGCACGAGCTGCGGGTGACGGGCACGGCCGAGCCACGCAGCGAGGTGGCCGTCTTCGTGGACGTGGCGTGCACGGGCATACCGGCGGCCACGGCGTTCGCGGGGACGAACGGTTCATTCAGCGCGGTGCTCGCGGTGGCAGCGACGGGTCCGGGCAGCATTCGCCGGGTGTACGTGGCGGCGCGGGACGCGGCGCTCAACGAGTCGTCGTGCGTGCAGGGGCCGACGTACGAGACGCCGTGCACGCCGGGTTACGGCAACTGCGATGGGAACCCGGCCAACGGCTGCGAGGTGGACCTGACGGCGGACGCGGACCACTGCGGCACGTGCGGCACGACGTGCACGGGGCAGCGCAACGCGCAAGGGGTGTGCGTGGCGAGCACGTGCGACGAGGCGTGCCCGGTGGGCACGTACGACTGCGATGGGACGCGGGCCAATGGCTGCGAGTCCACGACGGCGTGTGGGTCGGCGACGTGCACGGTGGCGCGGACGAAGGAGCTGATGATCACCTCGCTGGCGGTGGTGGAGGACTCGACGCGCACGGCCCTGGGCGGGGCGTGGCACTTCGAGACGCTGATGCGGGCGATGGCCGGGGGCGGCGATCCTTCGGCGCTGGTGCGCCAATGGCTGAAGACGTGGAATACGCCGCAGACGATCAACGGGCTGACGGTGTCGGCGCGGCCACGGATGACGACGAAGGTGCTGGGGCCGTGGGAGGAGCGAAGTGGGGGTGCGTCTCAGCCGTTGAACTTCGCGCACGCGCCGTTCCGGCTGCTGGCGATCGTGAACCGGATGGACCTGCGTCAGCCGGGGGTGCAGGCGGGAGAGGGCCGGTTCGTTTTCGGGGTGGTGGACCCGAATGGAGTCCCGCTGGAGTTCACGGTGATCCTCGAGTTCGCGCTGCCGGGCACGACGCCGGAGGCGATCCAGCGCTGGGCACGCGATTGGCACGAGCTGGGGCAGTTGAACCTGGGAAGCACGGAGTTCAAGACGAAGCTGCAGGGGCTGACGGACCGGTTCGCGAAGGCGGGGGTGCTGCCCGGGAGGCCGCACGGCAACGCGCTGAACCAGATCCGGACGAACGAGGTGGAGCTGGGCGAGCTGTGGGAGATGCGGGAGTTCGTGCTGACGGCGACGGGGTTGCAGCCGACGACGGTGAAGCTGACGGTGGACAACGGGTTCAACAACACGAATGTGCTGAGCAGCTTCATCAATACGAACGAGGAGGCGATCCTGGCGGAGCAGCACACGGTGCCGGAGAGCTTCTCGGGGCGGCGGTTCCTGGGGGCGTCGTCGAAGGTGCCAGAGGATTTCTTCTGGCGTGCGCCGTCGGTGGGGAACGAGGCGCGGCACAAGTTCTCGCTGAACACCTGTAACGGGTGCCATGCGGGAGAGACGGCGACGGAGTTCACGCACATCTCGAATCGAGCAGCGGGGCAACCGGCGCAGCTATCGCTGTTCCTGCGGGGGGGGGCGGTGCAGGATCCGGTGGCGTTGATCTCTCGTCCGTTCGATGACCTGGGGCGGCGAGCGCAGGACCTGGAGACGCTGGTGTGCGGGACGCCTGGAGGCTCGCGCCTCCAGGGATCGGAGCTGACGTTCGATGCGTTGCTGGGCTACCCGGCGCCGTCGAACCTGCCGAAGGCGCGAGTGCACTAG
- a CDS encoding aldo/keto reductase produces MKKRKLGNSNLEVSAIGLGCMGMSHGYGPPADKQEMISLIRTAVDRGVTFFDTAEVYGPFTNEELVGEALSPIRGQVVIATKFGFEIDSEGKQAGLDSRPEHIKQVAEASLKRLKMDSIDLFYQHRVDPEVPIEDVAGAVKDLIQAGKVKHFGLSEAGAKTIRRAHAVQPVTALQSEYSLWTRSPESEVLPTLEELGIGFVPFSPLGKGFLTGKMNESTQFDKSDFRNILPRFMPEARKANQAFVELLGKVAERKKATPAQIALAWLLAQKPWIVPIPGTTKLKRLEENLGADTIELTPDDLREIGSAASKLTVQGARYPENLERMTGR; encoded by the coding sequence ATGAAAAAGCGCAAACTGGGAAACAGCAATCTGGAAGTCTCTGCCATCGGGCTCGGCTGCATGGGAATGAGCCATGGCTACGGTCCGCCCGCGGACAAGCAGGAGATGATCTCACTGATTCGGACGGCCGTTGACCGGGGCGTCACCTTTTTCGACACCGCCGAGGTCTACGGTCCGTTCACGAACGAGGAGCTCGTGGGCGAAGCCCTGTCTCCGATCCGCGGGCAGGTGGTGATCGCCACCAAGTTCGGATTCGAAATCGATTCCGAGGGGAAGCAGGCTGGCCTGGACAGCCGACCCGAGCACATCAAGCAGGTCGCCGAGGCATCCCTCAAGCGGCTCAAGATGGATTCGATCGACTTGTTCTACCAGCACCGTGTGGACCCGGAGGTGCCCATCGAAGACGTCGCGGGAGCGGTGAAGGACTTGATTCAGGCAGGCAAGGTCAAGCACTTCGGCCTGTCTGAAGCGGGAGCGAAAACGATTCGTCGCGCCCACGCGGTTCAGCCGGTCACTGCCCTCCAGAGCGAATACTCCCTGTGGACGAGAAGCCCTGAATCGGAAGTGCTGCCAACCCTCGAAGAGCTCGGCATTGGTTTCGTTCCGTTCAGCCCCCTGGGCAAGGGCTTCCTGACGGGCAAGATGAATGAAAGTACCCAGTTCGACAAAAGCGACTTCCGCAACATCCTTCCCCGTTTCATGCCGGAGGCTCGCAAGGCGAATCAGGCCTTCGTCGAACTGCTTGGCAAGGTCGCGGAACGGAAGAAGGCGACCCCTGCCCAGATTGCCTTGGCATGGCTCCTGGCGCAGAAGCCGTGGATCGTCCCCATCCCGGGGACCACGAAGCTGAAGCGCCTCGAAGAGAATCTCGGAGCCGATACCATTGAACTGACGCCGGACGATCTTCGTGAGATCGGCAGCGCCGCTTCGAAGCTCACGGTGCAAGGGGCTCGCTATCCCGAAAACCTGGAGCGAATGACCGGTCGCTGA
- a CDS encoding CBM96 family carbohydrate-binding protein yields MSGWSVWKRVGRVAGATAGLMMLTHCGMAEEAAAPGPAPEERTSKQEAALESCQQVTRDMEFRVTVSEDAYAVEAEPAATHEGGDLLLVDGSPRMEAYLRVSVDPEILQNVTLTRTRLRLYAVDGSTDGPALYRAGSNWSADTLTWNNRPARVGGALGDLGAVGSHTEVEYDVSSVVTGAGTYDFALIPTGGNGVDFASSERSALEPQLILTLSWTFCERRGTGGDLAWTWARGGANEQGFSAMATHPGGGFVAAARYYGSAHFGGQTFTTNHALALMRYGANGAHQWSRVYVPGSADIQVHPSALAVTPLGNILMVGSYMGAPDFGEGPLPRTEPFAYALFIAKFSPNGNVVWARGFIPSREGGDAKAVARGLATDANGSLIVTGHFGGLLNLGGEALRSSEDLSHSGMFLAKFSWEGEHLWSLAVPAGINGSDTWGWDVAAHADGRIFVGGEAGAGRLGAINGRTPFVAAYNPEGTLLWSRALNGPVGYANSLTPMPGGGVAFAGRFEGSFSFAGSTITSQHGTEPWPGIDGMLGVLSPAGGDIWAKGLGDTGFEDADGLASDPAGNLSVLVHTNGPVDLGGGELGHPVQYTYAVVRFTSSGAHRWSRLLDSRIEAPQLRVSADGSTVLGGQFRHAIIVDGVSHVPADRWPDLLFLKFGP; encoded by the coding sequence ATGTCAGGGTGGAGTGTGTGGAAGCGCGTGGGCAGGGTGGCGGGCGCAACGGCGGGGCTGATGATGCTGACTCACTGCGGCATGGCCGAGGAAGCAGCGGCACCCGGCCCCGCGCCGGAGGAGCGCACGTCGAAGCAGGAGGCCGCGCTGGAATCCTGCCAGCAGGTGACCCGGGACATGGAGTTCCGCGTGACGGTCTCGGAGGACGCCTACGCGGTCGAGGCGGAGCCGGCCGCGACGCATGAGGGGGGGGACCTGCTGCTCGTGGATGGGTCCCCCCGGATGGAGGCCTACCTGCGCGTCTCCGTCGACCCCGAAATCCTCCAGAACGTTACGCTCACGCGGACGCGGCTCCGGCTGTATGCCGTGGATGGCAGCACCGACGGGCCCGCGCTCTACCGCGCCGGCTCGAACTGGAGCGCAGATACCCTGACGTGGAACAACCGCCCCGCGCGCGTGGGCGGCGCGCTGGGAGACCTGGGCGCCGTCGGCAGTCACACTGAGGTCGAGTACGACGTGAGCTCGGTGGTGACGGGCGCGGGGACCTACGACTTCGCGCTGATTCCCACGGGTGGCAATGGCGTGGACTTCGCCTCCAGCGAGCGGAGCGCCCTGGAGCCACAGCTCATCCTCACCCTGTCCTGGACGTTTTGCGAACGCCGGGGCACGGGAGGTGACCTCGCGTGGACTTGGGCGCGCGGAGGAGCGAACGAACAGGGCTTCAGTGCCATGGCCACGCACCCCGGGGGGGGCTTCGTCGCTGCGGCGCGCTATTACGGCAGCGCCCACTTCGGCGGGCAGACCTTCACCACGAACCACGCACTCGCCCTGATGAGGTACGGCGCGAACGGGGCGCACCAGTGGTCGCGCGTCTACGTTCCCGGGAGCGCCGACATCCAGGTCCACCCCAGCGCCCTGGCCGTCACCCCGCTGGGCAACATCCTCATGGTGGGCAGCTACATGGGCGCTCCCGACTTCGGCGAAGGCCCCCTGCCCAGGACCGAGCCATTCGCCTACGCGCTCTTCATCGCCAAGTTCTCGCCCAACGGGAACGTCGTGTGGGCCCGTGGCTTCATCCCGTCCAGAGAGGGGGGCGACGCCAAGGCCGTGGCGCGCGGGCTGGCCACCGATGCCAATGGCAGCCTCATCGTCACCGGCCACTTCGGCGGCTTGCTGAACCTGGGAGGCGAAGCGCTCCGGTCCTCGGAGGACCTCTCCCATTCCGGAATGTTCCTCGCGAAGTTCTCCTGGGAGGGCGAGCACCTGTGGTCGCTGGCGGTTCCCGCTGGCATCAACGGCAGCGACACCTGGGGTTGGGACGTGGCGGCCCATGCGGACGGGCGCATCTTCGTCGGTGGGGAGGCGGGAGCCGGCCGCCTGGGCGCCATCAACGGCAGGACGCCGTTCGTCGCCGCCTACAACCCGGAGGGGACGCTGCTGTGGTCCCGCGCGCTCAATGGCCCGGTTGGGTACGCGAACTCACTCACACCCATGCCCGGGGGCGGTGTGGCCTTCGCGGGCCGCTTCGAGGGCTCCTTCAGCTTCGCGGGTTCCACCATCACCAGCCAGCACGGGACGGAGCCCTGGCCGGGGATTGACGGAATGCTCGGGGTGCTGTCGCCTGCGGGCGGCGATATCTGGGCGAAGGGGCTGGGCGACACCGGCTTTGAGGACGCTGATGGCCTCGCCTCGGACCCGGCCGGCAACCTCTCCGTCCTGGTGCATACCAACGGCCCGGTGGATCTGGGGGGCGGCGAGCTGGGGCATCCGGTGCAGTACACCTATGCCGTGGTGCGCTTCACCTCCTCCGGTGCGCACCGCTGGTCCCGCCTGCTGGACTCGCGAATCGAAGCGCCACAGTTGAGAGTCTCGGCGGACGGGAGCACGGTGCTGGGAGGCCAGTTCAGGCACGCCATCATCGTGGATGGCGTGTCCCACGTACCGGCTGACCGCTGGCCGGACCTGCTGTTCCTGAAGTTCGGCCCATAG